The Paenibacillus tianjinensis genome has a window encoding:
- a CDS encoding anti-sigma-F factor Fin family protein, with protein MAIHYVCRHCRTFLGSIDRSSTTEMQLGLHSLTPAERRDIIAYDSDGEITVKVTCDYCKQALDNNPELSLLSSPLQ; from the coding sequence ATGGCAATACACTACGTGTGCAGGCACTGCCGGACATTTCTGGGAAGCATCGACAGAAGCAGTACTACAGAAATGCAGCTGGGCCTTCACTCCTTAACCCCTGCGGAACGCAGAGATATCATAGCGTATGATTCAGACGGCGAAATCACGGTAAAGGTAACTTGCGATTATTGCAAGCAAGCCTTGGATAACAATCCCGAGCTCAGCCTGCTGTCCAGTCCGCTTCAGTAA
- a CDS encoding peptidylprolyl isomerase has translation MSLNKTKSWKVLLVSLAAAVSFSMLSACSSNNNNNSAAEDNSKAVATYKDGTITEKEFDLDTRVMKFLSPQQAQYLEIDAFKESILKQEVAFEYLAGKATDEAKTQAEKEAEVQVTSLKTALGDTYESSLKEQNLTEAEIRTYMVRVLTVYQDMLLKITDDQVKAEFEATKGDFTVATLRHVLIGLTDAAGKERTDEDALKLAKEVKAKLDGGADFAAVAKEFSDDTASKDKGGEYKDATLGTYVEEFKKAAQTLPLNTISDPVKTSYGYHIMKVESRTETTFDKLTDEQKETVKSTLASKNLESFLDKDLESLDIKIDLPKSSAAADETGSTNSGTKATEAPSASPAATEAAE, from the coding sequence ATGTCGTTAAATAAAACAAAATCCTGGAAAGTGCTGCTGGTGTCATTAGCCGCGGCCGTTTCCTTCTCTATGCTATCTGCCTGCAGCAGCAATAATAACAACAATAGCGCTGCTGAAGATAACAGCAAGGCTGTAGCAACCTATAAAGACGGAACAATCACCGAGAAGGAATTCGATCTGGATACCCGTGTTATGAAGTTCCTGTCTCCGCAGCAGGCACAGTATCTGGAAATTGACGCCTTTAAGGAGTCGATTCTGAAGCAGGAGGTTGCATTCGAATATCTGGCCGGTAAAGCGACGGATGAAGCAAAGACCCAGGCGGAGAAAGAAGCAGAAGTGCAGGTGACTTCGCTCAAGACCGCGCTTGGTGACACCTATGAAAGCTCGCTGAAGGAGCAGAATTTGACCGAAGCTGAGATCCGTACGTATATGGTGCGTGTGCTTACCGTATATCAGGACATGCTGCTCAAAATTACCGACGATCAGGTAAAGGCTGAATTTGAAGCGACCAAAGGCGATTTCACGGTGGCGACACTGCGCCACGTGCTGATCGGGCTGACCGATGCCGCCGGTAAAGAGCGGACGGATGAAGATGCACTGAAGCTGGCTAAAGAAGTAAAGGCCAAGCTTGACGGCGGTGCCGATTTTGCCGCAGTTGCCAAAGAGTTCTCCGATGACACTGCTTCGAAGGACAAGGGGGGCGAATATAAGGATGCTACCCTGGGTACTTATGTAGAAGAGTTCAAGAAGGCCGCGCAAACCCTGCCGCTGAACACCATCAGTGATCCGGTGAAGACAAGCTATGGTTATCACATTATGAAAGTGGAATCACGTACAGAGACCACCTTCGACAAGCTGACCGACGAGCAGAAGGAAACCGTCAAGAGCACGCTGGCTTCCAAGAATCTTGAATCCTTCCTGGACAAGGATCTCGAATCGCTTGATATCAAGATCGATCTGCCTAAGAGCTCTGCCGCTGCAGATGAAACCGGATCAACCAATAGCGGAACTAAGGCTACTGAAGCTCCAAGTGCATCACCGGCTGCCACAGAAGCCGCTGAATAA
- the mfd gene encoding transcription-repair coupling factor produces MLHGLIEAFSKDPDFQSVTRGVAAGMKEQLISGLSGSARQIMLAALHEETARPLLVVTHNMFSAQKMAEDLQEALSPDRVLLYPANELVAAEAAVSSPETLAQRIDVLTKCAQGFRGIVVVPYSGVRRLLPSPHVMAEAQLTISQDGTLSLEDFLISMIGMGYERVERVENRGELSVRGGIIDFYPMTSALAYRVELFDDEVDSIRTFDPADQRSIDKVRGVKITPAKEIIAERSRLESAASAAADMLERQLEKMTDRQAKLRLREEMGRELEMLREGTYFPEIYKYISLLYPERTHLYDYMAQDTLLVLDEPARLLETAKQLERDESEWNLHLLQNGKNLPDLHLSVDNDVIMYRRPFQSLFMSIFLRQVPHIQPQNILGFISRGMQDFHGQMNVLKSEMERWHKSGVQVVMLASSEERMERVRRVLDDYGIEEPTLLQGNLGSGFELPSIHLAVITEGEMFSQKQRKARKVSKGIDNAERIKSYTELKIGDYVVHQNHGIGKYMGIGTLEVSGIHRDYMHIMYAGGDKLSVPIEQIDLIQKYVGSEDKEPKVYKLGGNEWTRVTSKVRSSVQDIADDLIKLYAERQSALGYGFEKDTQEQREFEEMFPYEETRDQLRAIEEIKKDMEQNRPMDRLLCGDVGYGKTEVAIRAAFKSAIEGKQVAVLVPTTILAQQHYETFRERFANYPLNIQVLSRFRSRKEQNETIKGVRQGTVDVVIGTHRLLSQDMVFKDLGLLIVDEEQRFGVTHKEKLKKLKTNVDVLTLTATPIPRTLHMSMLGVRDLSVIETPPENRFPVQTYVVEHSQTLTREAVERELARGGQVYYLYNRVQGIQEMAAQISMLVPEARVGIGHGQMSESELEKTILDFLDGEYDVLVSTSIIETGVDIPNVNTLIVHDADKMGLSQLYQLRGRVGRSNRIAYAYFTYQRDKVLTEVAEKRLQSIKEFTELGSGFKIAMRDLSIRGAGNLLGAEQHGFIASVGFDLYSQMLAEEIRKRKVTVLGEEDTSLKQGNTIIDLSIDAYLPSEYIYDSIQKIEIYKKVAAVATFEDAGELEDELLDRFGELPEAVINLLSVARLKVYGKLYGMESMVRRGDEVALNFHEGSTAAFDTAKLAKVGNSFERRVQFDRDAKAGIRIKAKDLSDKELLDLLEQFLAAAKQSLKSKGELHNVVK; encoded by the coding sequence TTGTTACACGGTCTTATAGAAGCATTCTCCAAAGATCCTGATTTCCAATCTGTCACCCGTGGTGTCGCTGCAGGCATGAAGGAGCAGCTCATTTCGGGATTGTCCGGCTCGGCCAGACAAATTATGCTGGCGGCGCTGCATGAAGAGACTGCACGCCCGCTGCTCGTAGTGACCCATAATATGTTCTCAGCCCAGAAGATGGCTGAGGACTTGCAGGAAGCGCTTTCTCCTGATCGCGTGCTGCTATACCCTGCCAATGAGCTGGTAGCCGCTGAAGCAGCGGTATCCAGTCCGGAGACGCTTGCCCAGCGGATCGATGTGCTGACCAAATGCGCGCAAGGCTTCCGTGGTATTGTCGTGGTTCCTTACTCCGGCGTCCGCCGTCTGCTTCCCTCGCCGCATGTGATGGCCGAAGCCCAGCTGACCATTTCGCAGGATGGGACCCTCTCTCTGGAGGATTTCCTGATATCCATGATCGGGATGGGATATGAACGGGTAGAGCGGGTTGAGAACCGCGGCGAGCTTAGCGTACGGGGCGGCATCATCGACTTTTATCCGATGACCTCTGCTTTGGCTTACCGGGTGGAGCTGTTCGATGATGAGGTGGACTCCATCCGGACCTTTGACCCGGCAGATCAGCGTTCCATTGACAAGGTTCGCGGTGTGAAGATTACACCTGCCAAAGAGATTATTGCCGAGCGGTCCCGTCTGGAGTCGGCGGCTTCAGCGGCTGCGGACATGCTGGAACGCCAGCTGGAGAAGATGACCGACCGGCAGGCCAAGCTGCGTCTGCGTGAGGAAATGGGCCGTGAGCTGGAGATGCTGCGGGAAGGCACTTATTTTCCTGAAATCTATAAATATATTAGTCTCTTATATCCTGAACGTACTCATTTATATGATTACATGGCGCAGGATACGCTGCTGGTGCTGGATGAGCCTGCAAGACTGCTGGAGACTGCGAAACAGCTGGAACGCGATGAGTCTGAATGGAACCTGCATCTGCTGCAGAACGGCAAGAATCTGCCGGACCTCCATCTCTCTGTGGACAATGATGTAATTATGTACCGCCGGCCGTTCCAGAGCCTGTTTATGTCGATCTTTTTGCGTCAGGTTCCCCATATCCAGCCCCAGAACATCCTTGGCTTCATCAGCCGCGGCATGCAGGATTTCCATGGACAGATGAATGTACTGAAATCCGAGATGGAGCGCTGGCATAAATCAGGTGTACAGGTAGTGATGCTTGCGAGCAGTGAGGAAAGGATGGAACGGGTCCGCCGGGTGCTTGATGACTACGGTATTGAGGAGCCTACGTTGCTGCAAGGTAACCTGGGGTCCGGCTTCGAGCTGCCTTCCATCCATCTGGCGGTAATTACCGAAGGGGAAATGTTCTCCCAGAAGCAGCGCAAAGCGCGCAAGGTGTCCAAAGGAATCGACAATGCCGAGCGGATTAAGAGCTACACTGAGCTTAAAATCGGTGATTATGTCGTTCATCAGAATCACGGGATCGGCAAATACATGGGGATCGGTACGCTCGAGGTCAGCGGCATTCACCGTGATTATATGCATATTATGTATGCCGGCGGTGACAAGCTGTCTGTGCCGATTGAACAAATTGATCTGATCCAGAAATATGTCGGTTCGGAGGACAAAGAGCCGAAGGTCTATAAGCTGGGCGGTAACGAATGGACGAGAGTTACGAGCAAGGTACGCTCCTCTGTGCAGGATATCGCGGATGATTTGATTAAGCTCTACGCGGAGAGGCAGAGTGCGCTTGGCTACGGATTCGAGAAGGACACCCAGGAACAGCGCGAATTCGAGGAAATGTTCCCTTATGAAGAGACGCGTGACCAGCTCCGGGCGATTGAGGAAATCAAGAAGGACATGGAGCAGAACCGTCCAATGGACCGGCTGCTGTGCGGTGACGTAGGATACGGCAAGACTGAAGTGGCGATACGTGCCGCATTCAAATCTGCGATTGAAGGCAAGCAGGTGGCTGTTCTTGTACCGACCACCATTTTGGCACAGCAGCATTACGAGACGTTCCGGGAACGGTTCGCCAATTATCCGCTGAACATTCAGGTGCTCAGCCGGTTCCGCAGCCGTAAGGAGCAGAATGAGACGATCAAGGGCGTGCGGCAGGGAACCGTGGACGTCGTCATCGGGACACACCGGCTGCTGTCACAGGATATGGTCTTCAAGGATCTCGGCCTGCTGATTGTGGATGAAGAGCAAAGATTCGGTGTAACCCATAAAGAAAAGCTCAAAAAGCTGAAGACGAATGTGGATGTTCTCACCCTCACAGCAACACCGATTCCGCGTACGCTGCATATGTCCATGCTCGGGGTGCGGGATTTGTCAGTCATTGAGACTCCACCAGAGAACCGCTTTCCCGTACAAACGTATGTGGTAGAGCATAGCCAGACGCTTACGCGTGAGGCGGTGGAGCGTGAGCTGGCCCGCGGCGGTCAGGTTTATTATCTGTACAACCGTGTACAGGGCATTCAGGAGATGGCTGCACAGATTTCTATGCTTGTTCCGGAAGCGCGGGTGGGCATCGGCCATGGCCAGATGTCAGAGTCGGAGCTGGAGAAAACGATACTTGATTTCCTTGACGGGGAATATGATGTGCTTGTCAGTACGAGCATTATTGAGACCGGGGTAGATATCCCTAACGTCAATACACTGATTGTGCATGATGCCGATAAAATGGGGCTGTCCCAGCTGTATCAGCTGCGCGGACGGGTGGGCCGTTCCAACCGGATTGCCTATGCCTACTTCACCTACCAGCGGGATAAAGTACTGACAGAAGTAGCGGAAAAACGCCTGCAATCGATCAAGGAATTTACGGAGCTGGGTTCCGGCTTCAAAATAGCTATGCGTGACTTGTCCATCCGCGGTGCCGGAAATCTGCTTGGCGCAGAGCAGCACGGATTCATTGCCTCTGTCGGATTCGATCTGTATTCGCAAATGCTGGCTGAAGAAATCCGTAAGCGGAAGGTTACGGTGCTTGGGGAAGAGGATACTTCGCTCAAGCAGGGCAACACCATCATTGATTTGTCGATTGACGCCTATCTGCCGTCCGAGTATATTTACGACAGCATTCAGAAGATTGAAATTTATAAAAAAGTTGCAGCGGTAGCCACCTTTGAGGATGCTGGCGAGCTGGAGGATGAGCTGCTTGACCGGTTCGGCGAATTACCAGAGGCGGTGATTAATCTGCTGTCGGTAGCACGCCTTAAGGTATACGGTAAACTTTACGGCATGGAATCTATGGTTCGGCGCGGCGACGAGGTTGCACTCAATTTCCATGAAGGCAGCACGGCGGCGTTTGACACGGCAAAACTCGCGAAAGTTGGAAATAGCTTCGAAAGACGTGTACAATTTGATAGAGATGCCAAAGCAGGCATCCGCATTAAAGCTAAGGATCTCAGTGACAAAGAGCTGCTTGATCTGCTGGAACAGTTTCTGGCGGCAGCGAAACAGTCGTTAAAATCGAAGGGAGAACTACACAATGTCGTTAAATAA
- a CDS encoding ribose-phosphate diphosphokinase: MTYCDSKLKIFTCNSNPKLASQIADYIGIPMGESHTTSFSDGEIQVKLSESVRGCHVYIVQSTCGPVNDNLMELLVMVDALKRASAKSINVVIPYYGYARQDRKARSRDPITAKLVANLIEKAGAHRVITMDLHAMQIQGFFDIPVDHLLGVPILAQYFRSKQIQNPVVVSPDHGGVVRARKLADFLNAPLAIIDKRRPEPNVSEVMNIIGNIEGKTAILIDDIIDTAGTIVLGANALMEGGVKEVYACCTHPVLSGPAHERLENSPIKEIIVTDTIPIRSANPTSKLKVLSVAPLMGEAIIRVHEELSISKLFEIE, translated from the coding sequence ATGACTTATTGCGATTCCAAATTAAAGATTTTTACCTGCAACTCTAATCCTAAGCTGGCCAGTCAAATTGCCGATTATATCGGCATTCCGATGGGTGAGTCCCACACCACGAGCTTTAGTGACGGAGAAATTCAGGTCAAGCTTTCGGAAAGTGTCCGGGGCTGTCATGTCTACATTGTTCAATCCACCTGTGGCCCGGTCAATGATAACCTGATGGAGCTTCTGGTTATGGTAGATGCGCTCAAACGTGCCTCAGCCAAGAGCATCAACGTGGTTATTCCTTACTACGGATATGCCCGTCAGGACCGTAAGGCACGCTCCCGTGATCCGATTACGGCCAAGCTGGTAGCGAACCTGATTGAGAAGGCAGGCGCGCACCGTGTCATTACTATGGACCTTCATGCGATGCAGATTCAGGGCTTCTTTGATATTCCGGTGGATCATCTGCTGGGTGTTCCGATTCTGGCCCAGTACTTCCGCTCCAAACAGATACAGAACCCGGTTGTAGTATCGCCGGACCATGGCGGTGTAGTGCGGGCAAGAAAGCTTGCCGACTTCCTTAACGCCCCGCTGGCGATTATCGACAAGCGCCGCCCGGAGCCGAATGTCAGCGAAGTAATGAATATCATCGGTAACATCGAAGGCAAGACGGCAATTCTGATCGATGACATTATCGACACAGCCGGTACAATTGTACTGGGGGCAAATGCCCTGATGGAAGGCGGCGTAAAGGAAGTGTACGCTTGCTGTACCCACCCTGTATTGTCCGGCCCTGCGCATGAACGTCTGGAGAACTCTCCAATCAAAGAAATTATCGTGACGGATACGATTCCGATCCGCAGCGCCAATCCAACCTCCAAACTAAAGGTGTTGTCCGTGGCTCCACTGATGGGCGAGGCGATCATTCGCGTTCACGAGGAATTGTCAATCAGTAAACTGTTCGAGATCGAATAG
- the pth gene encoding aminoacyl-tRNA hydrolase: MKWIVGLGNPGTQYAKTRHNVGFMALDELAARNGITFNQNKCKSVIGEGVIGGVKTVLIKPMTFMNLSGEAVRAYMEYYKVTLEDLIVVYDDLDTEIGKIRLRYQGSAGGHNGIKSIIQRTGTQTFNRVRMGISRPEPGFAIVDYVLSTFPKKDGDKLKTMILDTCDALEFSLQHTFEQTMAKFNG; the protein is encoded by the coding sequence ATGAAATGGATTGTTGGACTCGGGAATCCGGGAACGCAATATGCCAAAACAAGGCATAACGTCGGATTTATGGCGCTCGACGAGCTCGCAGCCCGGAATGGGATTACCTTTAACCAGAACAAATGCAAATCCGTAATTGGTGAAGGGGTCATCGGCGGGGTCAAAACCGTTTTGATTAAGCCCATGACTTTTATGAACCTGTCCGGAGAAGCAGTACGCGCCTATATGGAATATTATAAAGTAACGCTGGAGGACCTGATTGTGGTGTATGATGATCTGGATACCGAAATTGGCAAGATCCGGCTGCGGTATCAAGGCAGCGCCGGCGGCCACAACGGAATCAAATCAATCATCCAGCGTACAGGCACCCAAACCTTCAACCGGGTGCGGATGGGCATTTCCCGTCCTGAGCCGGGTTTTGCTATAGTGGATTATGTGCTGTCTACCTTTCCGAAGAAGGATGGAGATAAGCTGAAGACGATGATTCTGGATACATGCGATGCCCTGGAGTTCAGTCTCCAGCATACATTTGAACAGACGATGGCCAAATTCAACGGCTAA
- the purR gene encoding pur operon repressor translates to MKKLKRSQRLVDMTQFLLEKPHDLLPLSTFADRYGAAKSSVSEDLAIIKEVFEGEGMGELQTLAGAAGGVRYIPRMPTDMALAFVNHLCGELEKSDRILPGGYLYMSDLLGLPSVMEQAGKIIATAFYGVEIDVVMTVETKGIPLAYATAAQLGLPVVLVRRDHQVTEGSAVSINYVSGSHKSIHTMSLSRRALREKSRVLIVDDFMKAGGTVRGMVDLLGEFNAEVAGVGVLVESGAVETEERLLHDYVSLVKLTEVDSKVRRISAHPGNYFSS, encoded by the coding sequence GTGAAAAAACTTAAAAGAAGCCAACGTTTGGTTGATATGACCCAATTTTTACTGGAGAAACCGCATGATTTGCTGCCGCTGTCTACATTTGCTGACCGGTACGGAGCAGCGAAATCATCCGTCAGTGAAGATTTGGCTATTATAAAAGAGGTATTTGAGGGCGAAGGTATGGGCGAGCTGCAGACGCTGGCCGGTGCGGCAGGCGGAGTACGTTATATTCCGCGGATGCCCACCGATATGGCCTTAGCATTCGTGAATCACTTGTGCGGAGAACTTGAAAAGAGCGACCGGATTCTGCCTGGCGGCTATCTGTATATGTCAGACCTGCTGGGACTTCCTTCGGTAATGGAACAGGCCGGCAAAATCATTGCAACGGCATTCTACGGCGTGGAGATCGATGTAGTGATGACAGTGGAGACCAAAGGGATTCCGCTTGCGTATGCAACAGCTGCGCAGCTGGGGCTGCCTGTAGTGCTGGTGCGCCGTGACCATCAGGTAACGGAAGGCTCGGCAGTAAGCATTAACTATGTGTCCGGATCCCACAAGAGCATTCACACCATGTCATTGTCGAGACGGGCTTTGCGGGAGAAGTCACGGGTTCTGATCGTGGACGACTTCATGAAGGCCGGCGGCACCGTGCGCGGCATGGTGGATCTGCTCGGGGAGTTCAATGCGGAAGTGGCCGGCGTTGGCGTACTTGTGGAGTCAGGCGCTGTCGAGACGGAAGAACGCCTGCTGCATGACTACGTGTCGCTGGTAAAATTAACCGAGGTGGACTCCAAAGTACGGAGGATTTCAGCGCATCCCGGCAACTATTTTTCCTCTTAG
- the spoVG gene encoding septation regulator SpoVG — MQITDVRLRRVNSEGRMKAIASITIDNEFVVHDIRVIDGNNGMFVAMPSKRTPDGEFRDIAHPISSGTREKIQSAVLAEYDRAATEEEEVIEEGA; from the coding sequence ATGCAAATTACGGATGTCAGACTCCGCCGCGTCAACTCTGAGGGGAGAATGAAAGCAATCGCATCCATTACAATCGATAACGAGTTTGTTGTTCATGACATTCGCGTCATCGATGGTAATAACGGGATGTTCGTTGCAATGCCCAGCAAGCGTACACCGGACGGTGAATTCCGCGACATCGCACACCCGATTTCTTCGGGAACACGCGAGAAGATTCAATCCGCGGTTCTGGCCGAGTACGATCGCGCCGCTACGGAAGAAGAAGAAGTCATCGAAGAGGGAGCATAA
- the glmU gene encoding bifunctional UDP-N-acetylglucosamine diphosphorylase/glucosamine-1-phosphate N-acetyltransferase GlmU, with protein MKRMAVVLAAGQGKRMKSKLYKVLHPVCGKPMVGHVLDTVKATGCDRRIVVVGHGAETVKAYIGQDAEYVLQETQLGTGHAVKQAKDLLGAEEGTTIVICGDTPLITAETLEGLMALHEGQQAAATILTAVMDQPAGYGRIIRGEDGGVLKIVEQKDCNAEEAAVNEINTGTYCFDNAKLFAALEQVKNNNNQQEYYLTDCIGILRAQGDIVLGYQAHDAAESIGVNDRLALSEVEGHMRQRINKTHMLNGVTIIDPASTYIEADVVIGADTILYPATLLKGKTVIGENCVIGPSSEIEDCTIMDGAAVKHSVLSQATVGARTSVGPFAYLRPGTVLGEEVKIGDFVEVKNATIGDGSKVSHLSYIGDASVGKNVNVGCGAITANYDGFNKAKTTIEDDAFIGSNVNLIAPVTVGKGAFVVAGSTITRSVSENDLAVARVRQENKPGYAEKIRARAKAKKDQL; from the coding sequence TTGAAAAGAATGGCTGTTGTACTTGCTGCAGGTCAAGGCAAGCGCATGAAATCTAAATTATATAAAGTACTGCACCCCGTCTGCGGTAAACCGATGGTAGGGCATGTGCTTGATACCGTAAAAGCGACCGGATGTGATCGCAGGATTGTAGTAGTCGGACACGGCGCAGAGACAGTTAAAGCTTATATAGGCCAGGATGCTGAATATGTGCTGCAGGAAACGCAGCTGGGAACCGGTCATGCTGTGAAGCAGGCCAAGGATCTTCTCGGCGCTGAAGAGGGCACAACGATTGTTATTTGCGGAGATACACCGCTTATTACAGCCGAAACGCTTGAAGGACTGATGGCGCTGCATGAAGGACAGCAGGCGGCAGCAACGATATTGACTGCTGTGATGGACCAGCCTGCAGGCTATGGACGGATTATCCGCGGTGAAGACGGCGGTGTGCTGAAGATTGTTGAACAGAAGGACTGCAATGCGGAAGAAGCTGCAGTAAACGAGATCAATACAGGTACCTATTGTTTTGATAACGCCAAGCTGTTTGCCGCACTTGAGCAGGTTAAGAACAATAACAACCAGCAGGAATACTATTTAACCGATTGTATCGGCATACTCCGGGCACAGGGTGATATCGTACTAGGATATCAGGCTCATGACGCTGCGGAGTCTATTGGCGTTAACGACCGGCTGGCCCTGTCCGAGGTAGAGGGGCACATGCGCCAGCGGATCAACAAGACTCATATGCTTAACGGGGTAACGATCATTGATCCTGCCTCCACCTATATTGAGGCTGATGTTGTCATTGGAGCAGATACGATTCTTTATCCGGCAACGCTGCTTAAAGGCAAGACCGTCATCGGGGAGAATTGCGTCATCGGGCCTTCCAGTGAAATCGAGGACTGCACGATTATGGACGGAGCTGCAGTGAAGCATTCTGTGCTGAGCCAGGCAACCGTCGGCGCACGGACATCCGTTGGGCCATTCGCCTATTTGCGTCCAGGCACGGTGCTTGGGGAAGAAGTCAAAATCGGCGATTTCGTCGAGGTCAAGAATGCCACGATTGGTGACGGCTCGAAGGTATCGCATTTAAGCTATATCGGCGATGCTTCAGTCGGTAAGAACGTTAATGTCGGCTGCGGTGCCATTACCGCCAATTACGACGGATTCAATAAAGCTAAGACAACGATAGAAGATGACGCCTTTATCGGCAGCAATGTCAATCTGATTGCCCCGGTAACGGTCGGCAAGGGTGCTTTTGTTGTAGCGGGGTCAACCATCACACGTTCTGTTTCGGAGAATGATTTGGCTGTAGCCAGAGTAAGACAGGAGAACAAGCCGGGATATGCGGAGAAGATCCGTGCCCGCGCTAAAGCAAAGAAAGACCAGCTTTAG